One Chionomys nivalis chromosome 4, mChiNiv1.1, whole genome shotgun sequence genomic region harbors:
- the LOC130872400 gene encoding elongin-B-like produces MDVFLMIRRHKTTIFTDAKESTTIIELKHIIERILKRPADEQRLYKDDQLLDDGKTLGECGFTYLTAEPQAPATVGLAFQEDDAFEALHIEPFSSPPERPYVMKPQDS; encoded by the coding sequence ATGGACGTGTTTCTCATGATCCGGCGCCACAAGACCACTATCTTCACGGATGCCAAGGAGTCGACTACCATAATCGAGCTGAAGCACATCATTGAGAGGATCCTTAAGCGGCCAGCGGATGAGCAGCGGCTGTACAAGGACGACCAGCTCCTTGATGATGGGAAAACTCTGGGTGAGTGTGGCTTCACTTACCTGACAGCAGAGCCACAGGCCCCAGCCACAGTGGGCCTGGCCTTCCAAGAGGATGATGCCTTCGAAGCCCTGCACATTGAGCccttctccagccctccagaGCGTCCATATGTGATGAAGCCACAGGATTCTTGA
- the LOC130873732 gene encoding pleiotropic regulator 1-like: MVEDVQKHSVHTLVFRSLKRTHDMFVADNGKPVPLDEESHKRKMAIKLRNEYGPVLHMPTSKENLEERGPQNAAESYPHKQYPANQGQDVEYLLTGTHPYPPVPAVALTAASSVQRMPSESALQSLAVALPNQARADANRTGPAGGEYRHPGASDRSQPTAVNSMIMEAGNTKNSALKAKKAPTMPKPQWHPPWKLYRVISGHLGWVRCIAVEPGNQWFVTGSADRTIKIWDLASGKLKLSLTGHISTVRGVIVSTRSPYLFSCGEDKQVKCWDLEYNKVIRHYHGHLSAVYGLDLHPTIDILATCSRDSTARIWDARTKASVHTLSGHTNAVATVRCQAAEPQIITGSHDTTIRLWDLVAGKTRVTLTNHKKSVRAVVLHPRHYTFASGSPDNIKQWKFPDGGFIQNLSGHNAIINTLAVNADGVLVSGADNGTVHLWDWRTGYNFQRVRAAVQPGSLDSDSGIFACAFDQSESRLLTAEADKTIEVYRED; this comes from the coding sequence ATGGTGGAGGATGTCCAGAAGCATTCTGTACACACACTGGTGTTCAGGTCACTGAAGAGGACCCATGACATGTTCGTAGCTGATAATGGAAAACCTGTGCCTTTGGATGAAGAGAGTCACAAGCGCAAGATGGCAATCAAGCTTCGAAATGAGTATGGTCCTGTCTTGCATATGCCCACTTCTAAAGAGAACCTTGAGGAGAGGGGACCTCAGAACGCGGCAGAGTCATATCCCCATAAACAGTATCCTGCCAATCAAGGACAAGATGTTGAATACTTGCTGACAGGTACACATCCATACCCGCCAGTACCCGCTGTTGCCCTGACCGCCGCCAGCAGCGTCCAGAGAATGCCCAGTGAGTCAGCCCTACAGTCCTTAGCTGTGGCGCTGCCGAATCAGGCCAGAGCTGATGCAAATCGTACTGGACCTGCTGGGGGTGAGTACCGACACCCAGGAGCTTCTGACCGTTCCCAGCCCACAGCGGTGAACTCTATGATCATGGAGGCCGGCAATACCAAGAACTCTGCATTAAAGGCTAAAAAAGCCCCTACAATGCCCAAACCCCAGTGGCACCCACCGTGGAAACTCTACAGGGTTATCAGTGGGCATCTTGGCTGGGTTCGGTGCATTGCTGTGGAACCTGGCAATCAGTGGTTCGTTACTGGCTCTGCCGACAGAACTATAAAGATTTGGGACTTGGCTAGTGGCAAATTGAAGCTGTCCTTGACTGGGCACATCAGCACGGTGCGTGGTGTGATTGTGAGCACGAGGAGCCCCTACTTGTTCTCTTGtggagaagacaagcaagtgaaGTGCTGGGATCTTGAGTATAACAAGGTTATACGGCACTATCATGGCCATCTAAGTGCAGTGTATGGTCTGGATTTGCATCCAACAATCGACATCCTGGCGACTTGTAGTCGAGATTCAACTGCACGGATCTGGGACGCGAGGACTAAAGCCAGTGTGCACACGTTGTCCGGACACACAAATGCAGTCGCTACCGTGAGATGCCAGGCTGCAGAACCACAGATTATCACTGGGAGTCACGATACCACAATACGATTATGGGATCTGGTGGCTGGAAAGACAAGAGTGACATTGACGAATCATAAGAAATCTGTCAGGGCTGTGGTCTTACATCCACGACATTACACATTTGCATCTGGGTCTCCAGATAACATAAAGCAGTGGAAGTTCCCTGACGGAGGCTTCATTCAGAATCTCTCCGGTCATAACGCCATCATCAACACGCTGGCAGTCAATGCCGACGGAGTACTCGTGTCTGGAGCTGACAATGGCACCGTGCACCTTTGGGACTGGAGAACTGGCTACAATTTTCAGCGGGTCCGTGCTGCTGTCCAGCCTGGGTCTTTGGACAGTGACTCAGGAATATTTGCTTGTGCTTTTGATCAGTCGGAAAGCCGGTTGCTAACAGCAGAAGCCGACAAAACCATTGAAGTTTACAGAGAGGACTAG
- the LOC130873687 gene encoding microfibrillar-associated protein 1-like, with the protein MSVPSALMKQPPIQSTAGAVPVHNEKGEISMEKVKVKRYVSGKRPDYAPMESSDEEDEEFQFIKKAKEQEAEPEKQEEDSSSDPRLQRLQNRISEDVEERLARHWKIVEPEVVGESDSEVEGDAWRMEREDSSEEEEEEIDDEEIELRRGMMHQRAQERKNEEMEVMELEDEGRSGEESESEYEEYTDSEDEMEPRLKPVFIRKKDRVTAQEREAEALKQTELKQEAKRMAEERSKYTLEIVEEETMKELEENKQSLAALDALSTDDENDEEEYETWKVRELKRIKRDREDREALEKEKAEIERMQNLTEEERQAELRANGKVITNKAVKGKYKFLQKYYHRGAFFMDEDEEVYKRDFSAPTLEDHFNKTILPKVMQVKNFGRSGRTKYTHLVDQDTTSFDSAWGQESAQNTKFFKQKATGVRDVFERPSAKKRKTT; encoded by the coding sequence ATGTCGGTCCCAAGCGCACTCATGAAGCAACCGCCTATTCAGTCTACGGCTGGGGCCGTCCCAGTTCACAATGAGAAAGGTGAGATTTCAATGGAAAAAGTAAAGGTAAAACGTTATGTGTCCGGAAAGAGGCCAGATTATGCCCCTATGGAGTCCTCAGATGAAGAGGACGAAGAATTTCAATTCATTAAGAAAGCTAAGGAACAAGAGGCAGAGCCTGAAAAACAGGAAGAGGATTCGTCCAGTGACCCCCGACTTCAGCGTTTACAGAACCGCATCAGTGAAGACGTAGAAGAGAGATTGGCTCGACACTGGAAAATAGTGGAACCTGAAGTGGTAGGAGAAAGTGACTCAGAAGTAGAAGGAGATGCCTGGCGCATGGAACGAGAAGATAGcagtgaagaagaggaggaagaaattgATGATGAGGAAATAGAGCTGCGCCGTGGCATGATGCATCAGCGAGCACAGGAGAGGAAAAACGAAGAGATGGAAGTCATGGAATTGGAAGATGAAGGACGCTCTGGGGAGGAGTCAGAGTCAGAGTATGAGGAGTACACGGACAGTGAAGACGAAATGGAGCCTCGACTTAAGCCTGTCTTCATACGAAAGAAGGACCGAGTGACAGCTCAAGAACGAGAAGCTGAAGCACTGAAACAGACGGAACTAAAACAGGAAGCAAAACGCATGGCTGAGGAGCGGAGCAAGTACACACTAGAGATTGTAGAAGAAGAGACCATGAAAGAGCTGGAGGAGAACAAGCAGTCTCTCGCTGCCCTGGACGCACTCAGTACCGACGATGAAAATGATGAGGAGGAATACGAGACATGGAAAGTCCGAGAGCTCAAAAGAATCAAGAGGGACAGAGAAGACCGAGAAGCacttgaaaaggagaaagcagaaattGAACGCATGCAAAACCTAactgaggaagaaaggcaggCTGAACTTCGGGCAAATGGCAAAGTCATTACCAACAAAGCTGTTAAGGGCAAATACAAGTTTTTGCAAAAGTATTATCACCGGGGTGCCTTCTTCATGGATGAGGATGAAGAGGTCTACAAGAGGGATTTTAGTGCACCTACTCTTGAGGACCATTTCAACAAAACCATTCTTCCAAAAGTCATGCAGGTCAAGAATTTTGGACGGTCTGGTCGTACCAAGTACACCCACCTTGTGGATCAAGATACCACTTCCTTTGACTCTGCATGGGGCCAAGAGAGTGCCCAGAACACAAAGTTCTTTAAACAGAAGGCAACTGGGGTACGTGATGTATTTGAGCGCCCATCTGCCAAGAAGAGGAAAACCACCTAA
- the LOC130873250 gene encoding eukaryotic initiation factor 4A-III-like: protein MATSGSGRKRLLKEEDMTKVEFESNEEVDVTPTFDTMGLREDLLRGLYAYGFEKPSAIQQRAMKQIIKGRDVIAQSQSGTGKTATFSISVLQCLDIQVRETQALILAPTRELAVQIQKGLLALGDYMHVQCHACIGGTNVGEDIRKLDYGQHVVAGTPGRVFDMIRRRSLRTRAIKMLVLDEADEMLNEGFKEQIYAVYRRLPPATQVVVISATLPHEILEMTSKFMTDPMRILVKRDELTLEGIKQFFVAVEREEWKFDTLCDLYDTLSITQAVIFCNTKRKVDWLTEKMREANFTVSSTHGDMPQKERESIVKEFRSGASRVLISTDVWARGLDVPQVSLVINYDLPNNRELYIHRIGRAGRYGRKGVAINFVKNEDIRILRDIEQYYSTQIDEMPMNVADLI, encoded by the coding sequence ATGGCAACGTCGGGCTCCGGGCGGAAGCGGCTGCTCAAAGAGGAGGACATGACCAAAGTGGAGTTCGAGAGCAACGAGGAGGTAGACGTGACCCCCACGTTCGACACCATGGGCCTGCGGGAGGACCTACTGCGCGGCCTCTACGCCTACGGGTTTGAGAAGCCTTCAGCAATCCAGCAGCGCGCTATGAAGCAGATAATTAAGGGGAGAGATGTCATAGCACAGTCTCAGTCTGGCACCGGCAAGACGGCCACCTTCAGCATTTCAGTCCTCCAGTGCTTGGATATCCAGGTTCGAGAAACCCAGGCTTTGATCTTGGCTCCAACAAGAGAGTTAGCTGTGCAGATTCAGAAGGGTTTGCTGGCTCTGGGGGACTACATGCACGTACAGTGCCACGCCTGCATTGGGGGCACCAATGTTGGGGAGGACATCCGGAAGCTGGACTATGGGCAACATGTTGTGGCAGGCACCCCGGGACGTGTCTTTGATATGATTCGCCGTAGAAGTTTAAGGACACGGGCTATCAAGATGTTGGTTTTGGATGAGGCTGATGAAATGCTGAACGAAGGTTTCAAGGAGCAGATCTACGCTGTGTACAGGCGCCTGCCGCCAGCCACACAGGTGGTTGTCATCAGTGCCACACTGCCTCACGAGATCCTGGAGATGACCAGCAAGTTTATGACCGACCCCATGCGCATCTTGGTGAAGCGTGATGAATTGACTCTGGAAGGCATCAAGCAGTTCTTCGTGGCGGTGGAAAGAGAGGAGTGGAAATTTGACACTCTGTGTGACCTCTACGACACGCTGAGCATCACCCAGGCTGTCATCTTCTGCAACACCAAGAGGAAGGTTGACTGGCTGACAGAGAAGATGAGAGAAGCCAACTTCACTGTGTCATCCACGCACGGGGACATGCCCCAGAAGGAGCGCGAGTCCATCGTGAAGGAGTTCCGCTCAGGTGCCAGCCGAGTGCTCATTTCTACAGATGTCTGGGCTCGCGGCCTGGATGTCCCTCAGGTGTCCCTCGTCATTAACTACGACCTGCCCAACAACAGAGAACTGTACATTCACAGAATCGGGAGAGCAGGGCGATATGGCCGCAAAGGTGTGGCCATCAATTTTGTGAAGAACGAAGACATCCGCATCCTCAGGGACATAGAACAGTACTACTCCACCCAGATAGACGAGATGCCCATGAATGTGGCTGACCTGATCTGA